A single region of the Gossypium arboreum isolate Shixiya-1 chromosome 12, ASM2569848v2, whole genome shotgun sequence genome encodes:
- the LOC108477445 gene encoding transcription factor MYB16-like gives MRPPSPNRKKEVRLKRGPWTAEEDKLLTAYIQKHGYGSWGSLPHKAGLERCGKSCRLRWINYLRPDIKRGKFSLEEEQTIIQLHAFLGNRWSAIAAHLPKRTDNEIKNHWNTHLKKRLIKMGIDPMTHKPSTSPSPKNGSNLSHMAQWESARLQAEARLVRESKQVVPNLTTRPTRRSQLTRSSPRCLDVLKAWQGVVAGMFVFSTQDPRSLTTSTLRFPSAGWGEAEEWRGQGMKGSSDADDAWFEEDSVILHSLPIENIMEGLSDAFILNSWMGVDESTDENTVKENGNCWDSVLNLLSSTPCGSPVLG, from the exons ATGCGGCCACCGTCTCCGAACAGAAAGAAAGAGGTGAGATTGAAGAGAGGGCCATGGACAGCTGAAGAAGACAAATTACTGACGGCTTACATTCAAAAACATGGCTATGGCAGCTGGGGTTCCTTGCCTCACAAAGCTG GACTTGAACGATGTGGAAAGAGCTGCCGACTGAGATGGATTAACTACTTAAGACCTGATATCAAAAGAGGAAAGTTTAGTTTAGAGGAAGAACAGACCATCATTCAACTCCATGCCTTTCTTGGAAACAG gtGGTCGGCAATAGCGGCACACTTGCCTAAGAGAACAGACAATGAGATCAAGAATCACTGGAACACACATCTAAAGAAAAGGCTAATCAAAATGGGTATTGATCCCATGACTCACAAGCCCTCAACCTCCCCATCACCCAAAAATGGTTCAAATTTAAGCCACATGGCCCAGTGGGAGAGTGCACGTCTACAGGCTGAAGCCAGGTTGGTCCGTGAGTCAAAACAGGTTGTCCCAAATCTTACCACCCGCCCCACTAGGAGGAGTCAACTCACCAGAAGCAGTCCCAGGTGCCTTGACGTACTCAAAGCCTGGCAAGGTGTAGTTGCCGGGATGTTTGTTTTCTCCACCCAGGATCCCAGGTCCCTAACAACCTCAACTCTTCGTTTCCCTTCAGCTGGATGGGGAGAAGCTGAGGAATGGCGGGGCCAGGGAATGAAGGGTTCCAGCGATGCTGATGATGCATGGTTTGAGGAGGACTCAGTCATACTACACAGTCTACCTATTGAAAATATAATGGAAGGTTTGTCGGATGCTTTTATTTTGAATTCATGGATGGGTGTCGACGAATCAACAGATGAAAACACTGTAAAGGAGAATGGTAATTGCTGGGATAGCGTACTCAACTTGTTGAGTTCTACACCATGTGGTTCGCCTGTGTTGGGATAA